The region GAGAGGGTATGAAAAGACGGATGAGGATGCGGAGGGGCGGGGGGTTCTGATGAGTCCGGACTTTGAGGGATCCCAAGGTTGAGGGACATTTTCGTCATTCACCTTCTTATCAAATTGTTCTTTACTATCTAaattttcttatcaatttttgtttttaaaattttatggagaaaattttgttttatcaGTATGTATAACTATCCcgtggatttttatttttatttttttatttttttaattttttttatgtgttttttttttgtggctaGTTGTTTCCCGGTTGTGTTTGGATTATTCATGTGCTGGAAACCGTTTTGTGTTggcctctttttcttttttgacaatGTTATCCCCTCTTTACCGACTTTTGACGGTCGTGTTTGTTACTCTCAACCGACTATGTATTGATGGTTGTGTTTTTAACCTTGCAGGAGTTTTTATGGTTGAAGGGTATTTTGAGGGTCATGTCGCTTTATATGTCCCCTAAATTGGGGATCCGGATAGAGTTAAAGGGTCTTGAGACAATCATGACCCTTTCTGTCTCCTGATGGTTTGTAGTTTGTTCCGTTTACGAAACTTTGCCTACTTTCAACCTCCTTCTTTGACAACCCCAGCTCCTCTAATGGGCTAAGTTATTTATTTGACTCATTCTCAGCAGCAGTCCTAAGGATGGCtctatcacttttttttttttctttttctttttctaattgaataaggaaaaggATTACAGGGGAGGTTCATTCCCTCTCCTGatccaaaaggaaaaaagaaatggatgATTCTGTAAACGAAAAAATGGTGAGTTCCCCAACAATAGACCTAAAACAAACTATAACAATACTAAAATAATTACTAAGACGTTCGTAAATGCTttgttttctctcctttttttttacctgctttcttcttcatttccgACGGACTTAGGGAGGAGGGAATGACCTCAtctcttccctcctctcctGCTTCTCtttcatttatgtcattttatcATTTTGTAGATGTTAGGTTAGTAGTTTTTCTAGCTCTCCTTACATCTCTAGAGGTTTTATCCGCTGTCTCGTACGACTTATCCCACTCAAAATTGTAGCCTATGTGTCTTGGCTTCTCCACTGTACTAGTATCTTCCTCCACCATGTTCTCTGTTGGTTTTCCCGCGTCAGTGGCTGTTTTTGTCAAAGTtcttagattttgttttattgaagtTAGATCTACGTTCCTTCGATGGTCTTTGCCTCCCACACATCCCTCTATGGTTCTCTCCAGCATTCCACCTTCACAACGCCGCCAACCGCTTCTCATTCCACCTTCCACGCGTCGGAGCGTGACTCTCATGCGTGGAAAGATGGTTCTCATGCGCCGGTGCTGGGTTTCTTTTTCTGCTGCTTCCCGCCAGACTCCAACATTgctattttttggatttttttttttaattgtttttgtacTTTTATGTTACTTGGTTTATGGATTAATGCTGTTGGTTGTCGTTGTTTCCAtgtgaaatttttaaaaatttataactTCAAAAGCATATATTTGAGGATGAGATTGTTTGTCAAACCTTTTTTTatggtgttttttgtttgaaaaatgtgttttgatttgaaataaAGGCAAATgtaattttgaatgtttttgtgttttgagttgattcttaatgcttttgtttttttttttttttttttttttttttgtagaaagtAAAAAGTTCGCGTAGAGTTTTTCTCCAAATAAGGATAAAGTTTTCCTTCGTATTGGGTTTGAAAAATTTTCctttaatcatttttatttaactGACTTGTATTCAAAATACACATAAAATCACacgttttattaaaaatatatttaacaatCGCGTGCATTTTGAAAACTTATGTTTAATAAACTGAAATTCTTTCAAACTCGGTTAGGAATAAAACTTTGTCATATATTTAATTAGTCTTATAAGTCTTTTGTGTATTGTGTTTACtgagaagaataaaataaatagaataaactGGTTAGGTGGTTTCACATGGCGATTTAATTGCAAGTTTTCTGTTCTTGAGATGGGTTAATTAGGATTACTTAATTTTTGCGGCATTTCACGCTGTGATGAAATAAATGTTGTAATTGAAGGTTTTCTATTTTTGGATGAGTTTAAGATTATATATTGGATAAAGTTTTCCACCCAACAAAgttaagagattttttttttaaaaaaaaaaaaaaattaaattaacatgtGTCTAAAGCACTGCACGTGAGAGTCACGTACTCGATTAAAAATTCGtataaaaattacatgaatTTTAGACACATAAGTTTAATAAACTAGGAAAAACTTTTTACTTATACATAATGACACTTATCTATATGCTTTTACATTTTTTGTGCATGATATTCTTTTGTTCTCTAAGGTTGACATGAAGAATCATGGGACCATTAACAAAGTGCTGAGTAGATAATATATGTAATATTCTTGACATGGAAAAGCCACCACCTCTTTCGGCAGATACCTTTCTCTCaagatttctctttttttttttttttttttgttcattgatgaagaatttttttttttgttattttttcaattcaatctaataaattaaaatgtatttttatagAACGTGATTCTCATATGCATTTTAAATAAGATCAAAAGCATCTCCTGTAACAACCCAAGAAAAAACACTAGCCATATTTGTGCTATCACCTTAAAAAGACTAGTTAGTTTAGACCTTtcttagaatccattataaagcccagtttcacctagaaACTAGGCAAAGTGGAACTTAGCACCaataagtatctttataaagaactcactctatgtgaactattcatctatTCTCAATATAgaaccggggtgttacaaactcccctcCCTTTAAACCCCTAACAAGGACCCTGACGTCATTGTCAAGACTATGCCATACAGTGCTCCAATACCACATGACCTGATGTTACTAGGTGGTGCtaatatcatttgtaacgacccaaggaaaagagCTAGTCACATTTGCGCTATCGCCccaaaataactaattaatttagaacttttctagaatctattataaagcacagttttacctagtaactaggcaatgtgaaacttagcacccatgagtatctttatgaaccactcactctatgtgagctattcatctcttcccaatatgagaccAGGGTGTTACATCTCCAGCAGTCGAAAGTATTTTACCTagccaaaaagttttttttttttttttttttttttttctatttcacctattcattttttcatataaactCTAGCAGAatctttatttcatttaaatatttattttgagagtgtgagagaaaaaatattaaaaaacttatTGCTATTCACTTagcaaaaaaatgtattttaccTACTCTAGAGTTAATCTGTTAGAGAAGAAAACGAGCACATAATAGCTATCTTTAACTATTATGAGCCTTTTAACTACTCCGTTGAAGATGCtcaaaaacagaataaaaacaCTTATCTTATTCTTAcatgttcaaaaaaatatatatcagtttaataaattatgtcaatttggaAAAAATCTTTATCCTTAAAAGTTATGGGTGCAGAAGAGAAGCATCTATGTTCAGCAGCCCAAAATCAATCCTTAACTCTGGGTCCCCTAATTGGGCTGCTTTGAAAAGGGTGGCCATTTTTCAAATGGGCATTTGATGGGTCATAAAAATGGGTTGATTGTTAGGGTTATGTACAATGTTTGCATGGGTTGGGCCTTCTAGGTCCTTTGTGTCCTGTTGGGCCGGGTACCACTGAACCATTACTCTTTCACTTTTTTAGtttctatagtttttttttttttttttttttttttttttttttttttttgagagataTGAGATATCTATGGGTTTTTGTTGGTTTCATAGTAGAGAGTTTTTGTGTAACTAAATacagaaaaattatttcaagATCCAAaccaaataaccaaaaaaacaaaaaaaaaaaaaaattataacaaaaatgtATTATATCGAAAGAAACTGGGTCCAAATATTTTGGTAAAATcatataatgattttttttttctttaaattaggtTTGGAGAAATTCCTTTAACACAGTGTATTAAACTAAAATTGTCCAAAATGCATGTGACTCTCACATAATCTATTAAATGTATGTGATTCTCAAATTTATTTTGGACTTATGTCAGTTTAATACATTGAGTTTAAAATAATTTGGAATAAAACTTTATCCTTTATTAAGGGTCACAAATAGGTTACGTTTGATACATGTGCAGAATGATCATTCATTTAGGAATAGGAATAGCTAAATAGATATTAcggaaaatacaagaaattggaatggaatgaacattcatattcttttgtttggttacaATATATAATGTTCTCACcggaattgaatcaaaatttctaGAGTACTCAAgtccaaaaaattattattatttttttttaaaaaaacgctacttttatttttttgcacccaaattattttttatttttaaaataaaaaatcaatacaaTATGAGTGTCCAAACGCCCTAGCTTAACACTTATGGTAATGCGACCACTCTTGATGCTATAAGAGAAGgtggacaaaattacttctgTTGAGTATCAGTAGTAGCCACAGCTACCCCAAACTATGGGATAGTCTCTGCTGCCCCAAACGGCACTAAGGTGGTCGCACCACCTCCCTTGTTCTATTAGGGCTACCTCCCTTGTTCTATTAGGGCTACCGGCTACCCTAGAAAACCACATATATTTTGAAGACaacttgggaaaaaaaaaatgtcctttaTTAAAGGTAACAATTAGTAATTATTGACTTTTTGGTAACAATTAGTACCAGTAATAAAGAGTAGTATTAACtaggaaataaaattatttattaaaaaaaaaaaaaaactaggaaataaaattattgactttttgGTTTTACATGCGGATGAATAAGAATGtttagggtgtgtttggtaaaaagTTTTtaggtgtgtttttttttttcttttttcttttttttttaataataataagtgagtaatgttttataaaaaataattgataggatataaaatgtaaaatattttgttattgacttttttagagaaaaaatgaTAGTGGTTACCAAACAAGTCCTTAGTCATCAAACTGCGATGGAACCAGTGGATTTGTGTCTGTGATAaggaaaaaatcatatttagtccctAAGTTTTCATCTGAATTTGGATTTAGTCTTTAGAtcttcaatttaaaaaataagattcTTAGGTTTTACccaagtttcaaattgatcAATCTATTAATTTAATGTCAAAGTTAATGATTTTTCACTTGTCACATATGTTTCATTTGATACTATAGGGTTCATGTTAGCACCCAATACAATGTTAATGTCCATGTCAGCATCAAATTTAACTGTTTTCCATCTAATATTACAAATCTAAAAGATTAAGATGACGAAGaagatggtttttgtttttaaaattgggtcttttttttttttttttttttttctttttctgtggATGACTTAATGCTTAATGATGTGACATTGATATTAGGTGCTGATATAAACGCTGATTAGTTAATTGAGACACACATGAAATATGACAAACTATTAATCTTGAGGAAAAAAGTGACAGAGGGACCTATCTAAAATTTGTGTAAAACTTAAAGattatattcttgaaattaaaattccaagaactaaattcaaataagataaaaatctacggactaaatatgatttttcttggttttggcgTCCGGCGAAGGAGGAGGGTGGTTTTGGATCCATGGTTTTGTTGAATACTTGAATGGAAAACGATGGGTTGGGTAATCCATTGTTTTGGTGTTTGTTCTCTTTTGGGTTTCAAGCTTACGCGTCTAACTCTCATTGGATGCCGTAAATAAATGGGTTTATCCGGATAGCAAGGCTCTCTAAAGTAATAATTTGTATATAACAATACAACCTTTTTCCCAGAGGCCAAAAACCCTGTTTTGGCGTTGTCTGGTCAATAGGAATACATGTTGGTCGTTGGCTGGTGAGCTTCATTGAACCTTCCTTACCTCCTTCCTCTCCCCTTCCCTTTCTCACTTTCAATCttaagaaataataaagaaCTGATAAAAATCATCAGAGTCTTCACACAGAAGATTGCTCTGATTAATTTTAGTATATATCAGTCTAGTCTTCTCCTTTTGAAGATATGATATAGTTTGTGTTCTTTCAAATTATCATCTTTGTTCATTGGGTACTTCTTCCTTACTTGGGGCTGCTCAGAAACAccggaaaaggaaaagaaaaaggcaaaatctttctttttggcTACATATCAATGGCTGGAATGCTTCCTGGTGTGGAATGTGCCCGAAGGAGACGGTTCCATCCGAGCAGCAGTGGCTTGTCGGATTCACCAAACCATGGTGGGACAAGGCGGTCATCTCTCTGTTTATACACAAGCAGCCATGAAACCCATCATGCCTCTTTCTCTCCAATGGTACGTATCCCCTTCTCTTTCGGATTCAGATCCCCTGCCATTTTCTTTCACACAtctctgttttcttctttttggtgtGACTGATATTGTTTAAATCTGacccccccctcccaaaaaaaaaaaaagatggaaaaaattatattgaaccAAGCATCCCCTGATGGGGAATTGGAAAGAGGAGCTAGAGAAGCCAAGGAGAGATTGGATGGAAAGTTTAAAGCACAAAGAAAATCAGAAACCAAAAGGTAATTAAGGATAATCTTTGTGATTTCAGGATAATATGTTAGCCAAATTTAACATTCCCTACCTCACCATCCTCTTTTaacttagttttcatgattatTAGGTCCATGTTCCATGAAGAGGTGTTGGGGTCAAAACAGAGCGGCTCAAAGAAGTTCAGTTGGGCCAAGTTGAGCTGGAAGGCCTTAGATCAAAACATCTGTGCAGCTGTTTGCATATGAGAATTGAAATATCTGCTTGTGGATTGTTTCTCTCTTTGTAGATTTATACCTCGTTTGTGGTAATGATCATGACCATTTTTGTGATGTTTGTCTAGGAATTAatcctagtttttattttctttttttcaattgcaAGTTCTGGATTGGCAAAAGATCCGGTGTATTAAACATGAAAGACATGATGCTCTATGGGGTTTGAGGTTGGAAATAggagcattatatatatacatatggaTGAACTAAACATTTATAAACCAAACCCTCCGAAAAGAACACTCCAGAAAAAAATTGGATGAAAGAACCAACTAGTTAGGAACAGACCTCCTAACTAAGAGCTGCAACACACAAAACAACTGCTGCACAAAGACAATAGAGAAAGCAAGAAATCAGGGACAAAACCCCTCAAACAGCAGCAAAACAGCAAGAAAACAAATTGCTGTaccaaacaaagaaacagcCCCAAGAAAACTAATAACCAAAGAGTCCTTGCAGATTCCAGTTATAAGCAAGAGCAAGATTCTTTCCAATACTTTGCTTTGACCCCTTAGCCAGGAGCCTAGAACCAACTTGCCTTTTGACTTGGCTCACTATAGCTTCCTCCGTTCTAGGAGTGTTGCCATGCAGAAAGGCATTTCTCTGCCACCATATGTGGTACACAACTGCAGCAAGGCTTAACCTGCAAGCATTGGCTTTCAAGCTTGTACCTTGCAAATCTTTAACAAACCACCGGATCGCCTCTTCCCAGCCTACAGGAGGATTCGGAATGAGACAAATAGACATCAAAGCCTGCCATATCTGTCTACTAAACCTACAAGCAAAGAAAAGATGTCCCCTGCTTTCTTGGCAGCCATAGCAAAACATACAAACACTAGGACCAgaaaaatcctaagaacacatCTTCTCCTTTGTAACTAGAGCATCCCTTAGAGCCAACCATAAGATAAAATGCCTAGTAATAGCTTGGGAAAACCACACCACAAGTGATGTGCATGTAATATGCACAAGTCAATGGATATTTGAAAGAAACACGCTAATACCCTGATGCAGTAAgacatttaaaaagaaaaaaattgtcacAAGGAGCTTTCTTTCTAAGAGAAACACGCTAACACCCTAAGCTGCACTAAACCAAGCTTGCAGTAGATTCAATGACCAAATCAGAAGGTTTCTTAAGACCCTGCAGGAGTCATGAAATCatgcattatattattgaagtaAGCCTTCTAATACCTAAAAAGTTTTGGTTAATAAAATGTCCTACCCCATTGCAGTAAGAcattttcaaaggaaaaaaactgTCAAAAGGAGCTTTCTTAGAGAGACATATCTGATGTCACATGAAGAAACAGAGATACTTTGCGATTGGTCCACGTCACAAGAAAAAGTATCAAAACCTCTaagaattaaataattaaatttatcatttcctatTAATTTACAAAGAATTTAGCTTTCGGACACCGTCAAGTTTGATTATAGAATATAGGGAAGCATGTCTAAATTCGCACGTTTCCACTttcaattaaaactaaacccaaGCCAATCCGTTTACTATATGATCATCTATGTGGTGTGGTCTGGCCTTCTTGAAATCAGTCGCCACTACCGGCTCATCCACTAGACAAGTTAGGCGGTTGACTAAGGCCCCCAAGTAGAATAAGGCCGCAAAaacaagtttgtttgaaaaagaaaaagaaaacgaaaaaaaggaaagaaaaaaaaagaggctaatCATAATTTGAAATGGATTTTTTCCAGTGGAATAAAGCCATAAAGtcaagtttgtttgaaaaaaaaaaaaaaaaaaaaaaaaggggcctAATCATAAGCTGAAATGGTTTTTTCTCAGTGGAATAAGACCCCAAAAGAtaggtttgtttgaaaaaaacatAGCTTTCGGACACTGTCCAGTCTCATTACAGAATATAGGGAAGCATGTCTGAATTCGCACGTATCCACTttcaattaaaactaaacccaaGCCAATCCGTTTACTATATGATCATCTATGTGGTGTGGTCTGGCCTTCTTGGAATCAGTCGCCACTATCGGCTCATCCATTAGGCAAGTTAGACGGTTGCCTAAGGCTCCCAAGTGGAATAAAGCCGCAAAAAcaggtttgtttgaaaaaaaaaaaaaaaaaagcttaatcataatctaaaacggatttttttCAGTGGAATAAAGCCATAAAgacaagtttgtttgaaaaaaataaaaaggcatAATCATAAGCTAAAATGGTTTTTTCTTAGTGGAATAAGGCCTTCAAAGataagtttgtttgaaaaaaataaaagaagcatgaTCTCTTCTTTAGATACTCTTTAACAAGTTAGTGATTTTCTTTAATGAACAAAGTGATAAACAGATCAGCAGCAATCTTTTGGATCCATACCAACGCATTCTCAGATCCTAGTCTTTTGCCTTACTAGAGAAAAGTATGAGATCATGGGCatatgcaattttaaaatatatcaaGTTTTTATGACCTCCACATGAATCATTGACATGCACGTATCATATTATGAAGCAAACAACCATGTGAATCCTCCCACTATCGTTTTACCTTTCATAATCTCTATCTCACATGACTCAGATCATTGTCCTATTCTActaaagctttacaaaaagttGGAACACTTATTAAAATGAGATGTAAATTGTAAATTaggtttaaaatcaaaatatttgttaTGATATCATGTCAAATTACTAATTATCTTGAAAATTATACAAatagaaaatgttaaatttaattatttaaataatttttttttttttttttttttttttggtgacaTTGACATGACTGAAACATAACATGAGGTGTCCTTATGTGGGGTTTTATCTTGTATGGAGGGACCTATTTAGGGGGGTGGCAGGGAGGGCCCtaactaaataaattaattaagggcttattttatctttttatctccaaaagtttgaaaaatttagagctttttttaaaaaaaaaaataaaaataaaaaatccaatccAACCCCAATTTCCCCCTAATTGAGAGTAGAAGAAAGAATAAATCTAGAATttgggtgtatatatatatatatatgcttgggTTAGAGTATCTAAACAATATCTGTCTTTGTTTAGTATTATCTATGCCCATTAAATTAGATCCTGGATTTCATCCCTCCATGATCTATAATTTCTCTTAAAACCTCAATCCCCATCTCTCAAAAGAGAGAGTAACAGaagtaaaaagttttttttttttaagtggccaTTCAACCCATGTCACATCAACTAGTATGAATGAGTTTGAGTAAAAGTAAAGAGTATACTGCTCATCTtacaatttggttaattgtattcATCTAAATCAAACCAGTTTCTTAAATTGACAAATGTCTTTATAGCTCGTCATTCACCTGCTTTgttaatcttataaaaaatgcatttaaaaaTTTCTCCGGCTCCCGTTTCACAGGAAGATTTTTGTCGTTAAAGTTAAGAACATAATGGTGATCGAGGAGTATGTGACTTAGAATTCGAAATAGCTGGCAAGAGATCGAGTTGTATCCGTCACATAATTCATGctaaaacaaccaaacaaaaacgCCTAAAACATGTAAATACAATGAAGACAAGGAGGGAGTCGGGTCACGTGGCTCACCCTTGTTCGTAAATGGTCGGTTGGTGGTTGGTTAGCTGGTGAAATTGCATCGTAGCTTCTTTGTACACCTCTTTTCGATTAAATTccttttttcttacttttaaccCAACCCCACGAAACGTACAATACTTCAGAGAAAGACGGATAGAGAGAAAATGATAAAGATTGCTGTAGAGGCATGGACCCCTTTTTGTCTGCCACCATCTTTCAATGATCTGTGCTACTGTAACAGTTTGTTTTCTCCTCCTACTTGTACATAAACCAACTGTTTTCAATCAAactgtctttttaagttttcttttcttgatcttCATTATGTGGGTGTTTACAATTTCTTTCTAATTTGCTTCAGCCAGCTTGATCGAGGAAGGAAGGAGGCACACAAATATATCATAAACGATGACGAATTTAATCTTTtgaattcctttttctttttctcttctgaATTCTTTGGGTGTTAATACAATGGCTGGAATGCTTCCTGGAGTGGAATGTGCTCGAAGGAGACGTTTCCATCAGAGTGGAGCTTCCTCGGATTCACCAAACATGGCTGCACATGGTGGGACAAGGCGGTCGTCTTTCTGCTTGTACACAAGCAACCATGAATCACATCATACCTCTGCCTCTTCACAGGTacatcatctctctctctctctaattttctctctctttttggtgaaaactatatatatatataacaaatatcattcaataaaaaaacagcAAAGAAGTTTATTTAACCAAGATGAGAAGCTAGAAGTGGTAGCCAGAGAAGCCAAGGAAAGATTAGATGGAAGGTTGAAAACACAAAGAAAACCAGAAGCTAAAAGGTATACGTATTATGAGTTAAGCTCTTGATTCCAGAATGCTATACGACTGTCGTGAGCTCTTACTAATTTAAAGACTGATTTTTACTACCACGTCATCTATCAGTCATTTAACAGTTTATGAATCCTTAACTCCCTTATTAAactgtttattttgttttctctttctctgaTAATCTGATATTAGGAAAAACAGCAAAGAGAACTTGAGGTGTGTGGAGGGCAGATCTGTGGTGCTAGGGGAGTTGCATACAGAGGTGTATGGGTCGAAGAAAGGTGGGTCAAGAAGGTTCAGCTGGAGCAAGTTGAGTTGGAAGGCATCGGAGCAAGATGAGTGCGCTGTTTGCCTGGAACAGTTCAAGGCCGGCGAGACCCTGGCGCACCTGCCTTGTGACCACCGCTTCCATGTGAAATGTTTGGTGCCATGGCTAGAGAACAATTCCCACTGCCCTTGTTGCAGAATGGGGATAATCTCCCAgtaatttccttttctttgcaAACATCTTGCATTTGGAGTGtgaacatttattattattattattattattattattattattatttattttgtgatgTTTGTCTAAAACCTGCCTAGCGTTTGTTGAAAGTTCAGTACTGGGAAAAGATCCAAGCTAGCAAAAATGTAAGACAAAGAAGTTGTGATATCTATGTCCATATCGGAAAGATGAAAATATATAGTCTATATAGAGTGGATAGATTATAAAGGTATCCGTAGTGCTGATTCTCACATTGGTTCTTTACTATGTGAGATTGgtctttataagtgattctagagaGTTTAaacttgactagtcattttgaagtGATTATCACTTTTTATGGGTCATTACAAATAGTATAAGAGCGATCTAGTAACGCCATCATGTGATACTGGTCAGAACACTACATAATGTGACTTTAATGATCGAGAATGTTAAGCTAGCTAGCACTTTTCTTGGGTCGTTGCAGAAATGCCTCATCTAGTCAATGAGAAATTTGGAATTGTAACTTACTATTATGGGCATAATTTGCGTTACAATCTAGGAAATGTTTGCATGAGGCTATCACTTTTCTTACTTTTCGTTGGGGGGTAACAACTTGTGTTTGCATGTCATGTTCGAATCATATCGagacatgagtataagactatatagatcaatTTTAACCTGACCAATTTAATAAAACAGGTCAGACTCTCAACCTTAACCTATTAATTTCATATTGGATTCATATCAGATACACggatcatataaaaaattgtcagcttTTAATTAAATGTCCAATTTCTAGTTCAAGTCGATGCATAGGTATAAAACTACATAGGTCAATTCTATCTAaccttatttattaattaaataaatcaaacttCTCAACCTAAACACGTTAATTTCGTATCAATTTCGCgagtgaaataaaaaattaccctTAACACTTCTTTCCACTCCTCTACCAGCTTGAGGTGGAACTTATAAATTTGAGTAATTGGTCTTTTTCCAATGTGGGACTAGACTTTTCTTGTCTTTCACGGCTCTACTAATAGATAGTACTGCATGTAGGGAGTGATGTCAGAGATAACAGATAGTGTTCTTTCCATCCTCAAAATGGTCGATGAATTGGACAAGAAGATATACCAGACGTTGTACAAGAGTTACACTGATTCTTTGTAGAAGCAAGTGGTTCTGATCGATTGCCTCAAATATCACTTTCGGTCTATTCATTCGtttgtcccacattgaaaaCTCAAGTTCAAATAATGCATCACTATTGCCTATCAGTGGGCCATTGAGGACACATATATAGGAAGAAATTATGGAAGGGTCCTGAATATCATGAACTGGAAAGTAGCAATTATTACAGCACTACCTTCTGAATCAATTTGGGGGGGATAATCAACCAACCAGATTAATTAAGGTTGTTGCAGCCTAGCTAGCTAAGACGTCATACCAATTATCGTATTACAGATTTGAATTATTGCTAGTGATATGAAAGTTAATTTGTCTATTATGCAGTATATTTTTTTGCCACCTTCTGAT is a window of Alnus glutinosa chromosome 4, dhAlnGlut1.1, whole genome shotgun sequence DNA encoding:
- the LOC133867476 gene encoding uncharacterized protein LOC133867476, which produces MAGMLPGVECARRRRFHPSSSGLSDSPNHGGTRRSSLCLYTSSHETHHASFSPMMEKIILNQASPDGELERGAREAKERLDGKFKAQRKSETKRSMFHEEVLGSKQSGSKKFSWAKLSWKALDQNICAAVCI
- the LOC133865290 gene encoding probable E3 ubiquitin-protein ligase RHY1A isoform X2, encoding MAGMLPGVECARRRRFHQSGASSDSPNMAAHGGTRRSSFCLYTSNHESHHTSASSQQRSLFNQDEKLEVVAREAKERLDGRLKTQRKPEAKSKENLRCVEGRSVVLGELHTEVYGSKKGGSRRFSWSKLSWKASEQDECAVCLEQFKAGETLAHLPCDHRFHVKCLVPWLENNSHCPCCRMGIISQ
- the LOC133865290 gene encoding probable E3 ubiquitin-protein ligase RHY1A isoform X1, translated to MAGMLPGVECARRRRFHQSGASSDSPNMAAHGGTRRSSFCLYTSNHESHHTSASSQQRSLFNQDEKLEVVAREAKERLDGRLKTQRKPEAKRKNSKENLRCVEGRSVVLGELHTEVYGSKKGGSRRFSWSKLSWKASEQDECAVCLEQFKAGETLAHLPCDHRFHVKCLVPWLENNSHCPCCRMGIISQ